One window of the Archangium primigenium genome contains the following:
- a CDS encoding class I SAM-dependent methyltransferase, translating into MRNELAAPVMDWVERSDAFLQADSWLKGIHERLRSGRVEEDMAALYQGLHWLRRKCDREEWHVFCLESTRAHPLRELLHQCPYSRHSYERPRGYAGDADLIDYVYEPRLTGAPPLGQAIYRFLFEQTGPQSVRERRLILAREIDTIAERVKQPKVLSIACGHLREAELSRAVAERRVGQFLAVDQDQASLDEVARRHVGGVVRPVCDTVRSIVLGRTVFEPQDLIYTAGLYDYLSQCTAQRLTQRLFHMLRPGGRLVIANFALSTPDAGYLEAFMDWWLVYRDEAEMRGLAQGIDPKQVGAMNLFRDSVGHVIYLELERR; encoded by the coding sequence GTGCGAAACGAATTGGCGGCTCCCGTGATGGATTGGGTGGAGCGCAGTGACGCGTTTCTCCAGGCGGACTCGTGGCTCAAGGGCATCCACGAGCGCCTGCGCTCGGGCCGGGTCGAGGAGGACATGGCGGCCCTGTACCAGGGGCTGCATTGGCTGCGCCGCAAGTGTGACCGCGAGGAGTGGCACGTGTTCTGCCTGGAGTCCACGCGGGCCCATCCCCTGCGCGAGCTGTTGCACCAGTGTCCCTACTCGCGCCACAGCTACGAGCGGCCCCGGGGGTATGCCGGGGACGCGGACCTCATCGACTACGTGTACGAGCCGCGGCTCACGGGCGCGCCCCCGCTGGGCCAGGCCATCTACCGCTTCCTCTTCGAGCAGACGGGCCCCCAGAGCGTGCGCGAGCGGCGGCTCATCCTGGCGCGGGAGATCGACACCATCGCCGAGCGGGTGAAACAGCCGAAGGTGCTGTCCATCGCCTGTGGGCACCTGCGCGAGGCGGAGCTGTCACGCGCCGTGGCCGAGCGCCGGGTGGGCCAGTTCCTCGCGGTGGATCAGGACCAGGCGAGCCTGGACGAGGTGGCGCGGCGGCACGTCGGGGGCGTGGTGCGCCCGGTGTGTGACACCGTGCGCTCCATCGTGCTCGGGCGCACCGTGTTCGAGCCGCAGGATCTCATCTACACGGCGGGCCTGTACGACTACCTGTCGCAGTGCACCGCGCAGCGGCTCACCCAGCGGCTCTTCCACATGCTGCGGCCGGGAGGGCGGCTGGTGATCGCCAACTTCGCCCTGAGCACGCCGGACGCCGGCTACCTGGAGGCCTTCATGGACTGGTGGCTCGTCTACCGGGACGAGGCCGAGATGCGGGGCCTCGCCCAGGGCATCGATCCCAAGCAGGTGGGCGCGATGAACCTGTTTCGCGACAGCGTGGGCCACGTCATCTATCTGGAGCTGGAGCGGCGCTGA
- a CDS encoding PHB depolymerase family esterase, whose protein sequence is MSKRRFAGVTGASLALGLLGCGGPSAVDEASEQVEASRTGEVTSALTQVTGFGGNPGNLRMWKHVPANMPANAPLVVALHGCTQTASGYTNAGWNELAEQLKFYVLYPEQLSANNQNTCFNWFEPGDITRGQGEALSIKQMVDKMKADHSIDGRRVFVTGLSAGAAMTHVMAATYPDVFAGGAVMAGIPYKCATTMTQGFSCMSPGSDKTPADWASLVRGAYSGYSGPYPRMSFWHGTSDYTVKNSNQNEGMEQWTAVHGLSQTPSVSETVSGYPHKVYKDGAGNALVETYDLTGMGHGTAIDPSTKFPGGSAACGTAGAYVLATKICSTWHVARFFGLDNSDTTAPSVALTAPGSGTSVSGTVKLTASASDNVGVAQVEFLVDGASVGIDTAAPYEAAWNSATAANGAHTLLARATDTAGNTTPSSAVSVTVTGGVSDTTAPSVALTSPAAGATLSGTVSLTATATDNLGVSRVEFLVDGAVVASGTPTGGGTYTASWNTTTAATGTHTVRARALDAAGNTGLSTQVSVTVDQTSARFLETFSQSGPDNTGWSLTEWALDSGDQTGTSGSKSLTGSATPSFSTVTRTASVSLKVPANARLTYWRKLDLSGANTSAAVSFQVVVNDGSDKVVDSVSKTLGSVSESAWTQRANLDLSAYANKTVTLKFVVSAKDLSSTVSRAKAWVDGITVGP, encoded by the coding sequence ATGTCGAAGCGACGTTTCGCGGGTGTGACGGGTGCGAGTCTGGCGCTGGGTCTGCTCGGATGCGGAGGGCCTTCAGCGGTGGACGAGGCGTCCGAGCAGGTCGAGGCCTCCCGTACGGGGGAGGTGACGAGCGCCCTGACGCAGGTGACGGGCTTTGGCGGCAACCCGGGCAACCTGCGGATGTGGAAGCACGTGCCCGCCAACATGCCGGCCAACGCGCCGCTGGTGGTGGCCCTGCACGGCTGCACGCAGACGGCCAGTGGCTACACCAACGCCGGGTGGAACGAGCTGGCCGAGCAGCTCAAGTTCTACGTGCTCTACCCCGAGCAGCTGAGCGCCAACAACCAGAACACGTGCTTCAACTGGTTCGAGCCGGGAGACATCACGCGGGGCCAGGGCGAGGCGCTGTCCATCAAGCAGATGGTGGACAAGATGAAGGCGGACCACTCCATCGACGGCCGCCGCGTCTTCGTGACCGGCCTGTCCGCGGGCGCGGCGATGACGCACGTCATGGCCGCCACCTACCCGGACGTGTTCGCCGGCGGCGCGGTCATGGCGGGCATCCCCTACAAGTGCGCCACCACCATGACCCAGGGCTTCTCGTGCATGAGCCCGGGCTCGGACAAGACGCCCGCGGACTGGGCGAGCCTCGTGCGCGGCGCCTACTCGGGCTACAGCGGCCCCTACCCGAGGATGTCCTTCTGGCACGGCACGTCCGACTACACCGTGAAGAACAGCAACCAGAACGAGGGCATGGAGCAGTGGACCGCGGTGCACGGGCTCTCCCAGACGCCGAGCGTCAGCGAGACCGTGTCGGGCTACCCCCACAAGGTCTACAAGGACGGCGCGGGCAACGCCCTGGTGGAGACGTATGACCTGACGGGCATGGGCCATGGCACCGCCATCGATCCGTCCACGAAGTTCCCCGGCGGCTCCGCGGCGTGCGGTACCGCGGGCGCCTACGTGCTGGCCACGAAGATCTGCTCCACCTGGCACGTGGCGCGCTTCTTCGGGCTGGACAACTCGGACACCACCGCGCCGAGCGTGGCCCTCACCGCCCCTGGCTCGGGCACGAGCGTGAGCGGCACGGTGAAGCTCACCGCCTCGGCCTCGGACAACGTGGGTGTCGCCCAGGTGGAGTTCCTGGTGGACGGCGCGTCCGTGGGCATCGACACCGCGGCGCCCTACGAGGCCGCGTGGAACAGCGCCACGGCGGCCAACGGCGCGCACACGCTGCTGGCCCGGGCCACGGACACCGCGGGCAACACCACCCCCTCCAGCGCCGTGTCCGTCACCGTGACCGGCGGCGTCTCGGACACCACCGCCCCCAGCGTGGCCCTCACCTCCCCCGCCGCGGGCGCCACGCTCTCGGGCACCGTCTCCCTCACCGCCACCGCCACCGACAACCTCGGCGTGAGCCGGGTGGAGTTCCTCGTGGATGGGGCCGTGGTGGCCTCGGGCACGCCCACGGGCGGCGGCACCTACACCGCCAGCTGGAACACCACCACCGCCGCGACCGGCACCCACACCGTACGGGCCCGGGCCCTGGACGCGGCGGGCAACACCGGCCTGTCCACCCAGGTGAGCGTCACCGTGGACCAGACCTCCGCGCGCTTCCTCGAGACCTTCTCCCAGAGCGGCCCGGACAACACCGGCTGGAGCCTCACGGAGTGGGCCCTGGACTCGGGCGACCAGACGGGCACCTCGGGCAGCAAGTCCCTCACGGGCTCGGCCACGCCTTCCTTCAGCACCGTCACCCGCACCGCCAGCGTCAGCCTGAAGGTGCCCGCCAACGCGCGCCTCACCTACTGGCGCAAGCTGGACCTGTCCGGCGCCAACACCAGCGCCGCCGTGAGCTTCCAGGTGGTCGTCAACGACGGCTCGGACAAGGTGGTGGACAGCGTCTCCAAGACGCTGGGCAGCGTGAGCGAATCGGCCTGGACCCAGCGCGCCAACCTGGACCTGTCCGCCTACGCGAACAAGACCGTCACCTTGAAGTTCGTCGTCAGCGCCAAGGACCTGAGCTCCACCGTGAGCCGCGCCAAGGCCTGGGTGGACGGCATCACCGTGGGCCCCTAA
- a CDS encoding esterase/lipase family protein, with translation MRPFTSSLLVASALLACGSPSTGGGGTPTPDKNPPVTVERCRERIAALTDELRAANVDVANWSFRDAPEMKEPTFTGAQTPKTYKQYDGRYRQPEPALHPGCSTANLYYDKKNVANDTAGQTPYKDGNNDGKWTGQEAFGGPNAATGFIDGDVADIPGFPCAAKQYTQGNPDRALPIVILVHGNSTRPHSWEKFLLTPGTAINSAFENVQFNPDTQARTQLAEALIAARYEVVAVDFRTDLVASVDPTANNTTENVAGNIDHGWSTPILESLVKAVIQNNPGRKVALVGHSLGVTVVRDALRRLYVESVDGVAGAVNPFAHVSHVILGSGANHGVSTYDPPSALCGPNLTMRGTIVCEMGSRGNYQQTYFHKPLNGPRDLFATPCADGDYAFGRTGQCEGNAVKYLTLTMTDINSGSNYQDLYVSESASRIEMPGCVNNTLTTLGDYDTSGYFNKGFIANHFGSVRSPAGLNQVLAFLAAK, from the coding sequence ATGCGTCCGTTCACGTCCTCCCTCCTCGTCGCCAGCGCCCTGCTCGCCTGCGGCTCGCCCTCGACGGGCGGTGGTGGCACCCCCACGCCGGACAAGAACCCGCCGGTGACGGTGGAGCGCTGCCGCGAGCGCATCGCCGCGCTGACGGACGAGCTGCGCGCGGCCAACGTGGACGTGGCCAACTGGTCCTTCCGGGACGCGCCGGAGATGAAGGAGCCCACCTTCACGGGCGCGCAGACGCCGAAGACCTACAAGCAGTACGACGGCCGCTACCGTCAGCCGGAGCCCGCGCTCCATCCGGGCTGCTCCACGGCGAACCTCTACTACGACAAGAAGAACGTCGCGAACGACACCGCCGGCCAGACGCCGTACAAGGACGGCAACAACGACGGCAAGTGGACGGGGCAGGAGGCCTTCGGCGGACCCAACGCGGCCACGGGCTTCATCGACGGGGACGTGGCGGACATCCCGGGCTTCCCCTGCGCCGCCAAGCAGTACACCCAGGGCAACCCGGACCGCGCGCTGCCCATCGTCATCCTCGTGCACGGCAACTCCACCCGGCCGCACTCCTGGGAGAAGTTCCTCCTGACGCCGGGCACGGCCATCAACTCCGCCTTCGAGAACGTCCAGTTCAACCCCGACACCCAGGCGCGCACCCAGCTCGCCGAGGCGCTCATCGCCGCGCGCTACGAGGTGGTGGCGGTGGACTTCCGCACGGACCTGGTGGCCAGCGTGGACCCCACGGCCAACAACACCACGGAGAACGTGGCGGGCAACATCGACCACGGCTGGTCCACGCCCATCCTCGAGTCGCTCGTCAAGGCCGTCATCCAGAACAACCCGGGCCGCAAGGTGGCGCTCGTGGGGCACTCGCTGGGCGTGACGGTGGTGCGCGATGCCCTGCGCCGGCTCTACGTGGAGTCCGTGGACGGCGTGGCGGGCGCGGTCAACCCCTTCGCCCACGTGAGCCACGTCATCCTGGGCTCGGGCGCCAACCACGGCGTGTCCACGTACGATCCGCCGAGCGCCCTGTGTGGCCCGAACCTCACCATGCGCGGCACCATCGTGTGTGAGATGGGCAGCCGTGGCAACTACCAGCAGACGTACTTCCACAAGCCGCTCAACGGCCCCCGCGACCTGTTCGCCACGCCGTGCGCGGACGGCGACTACGCCTTCGGCCGCACTGGCCAGTGCGAGGGCAACGCGGTGAAGTACCTCACGCTCACCATGACGGACATCAACTCGGGCTCCAACTACCAGGACCTGTACGTGTCCGAGTCCGCCTCGCGCATCGAGATGCCCGGGTGCGTGAACAACACCCTCACCACGCTCGGCGACTACGACACGAGCGGCTACTTCAACAAGGGCTTCATCGCCAACCACTTCGGCTCGGTGCGCTCGCCGGCGGGCCTCAACCAGGTGCTGGCCTTCCTGGCGGCGAAGTAG
- a CDS encoding ATP-binding protein: protein MAEGYEQVGPSLEGARPGRRLGGRFELLQRMKQGRGITTWLGMDLDTGAQLIVKTTPLATLVSTSRRRLEHEARVLRSLTHPHLVPVLAFGTSDDLLFLATPFIQGRSLQERLASGTLSVPEALAMGQCVLAALAEAHAHGVLHRDVKPSNIVVQGYPTVTHATLVDFGLARSERLDPSLRDLPVGTARYLSPEQAGLLNRPVEATSDLYALGAVLFEALAGHPAFDGASVGEVLRQHLTPRPRLRTTGVEVPRALEEVVARLLQTDPPDRYQSADSAREDLRAIELALARGEQDPELVAGAHDTRHSLTEPSFVGRQEELALLERELERARAEPGRLLVVEAESGGGKSRLLEEFASRARQHRAWLLQGQAVAHSAQRPFQLFGDVAAGIAAAARERPEVAERLRERLREQAVAVCTVLPQLGPVLRPEQQNLGPDSLGESRGIAALTALLGALGTDSEPALVLLDDCQWMDEPTLKALEGWRQSRRAGLGHILIVLSFRGDEVGEGHLLRKLHPDAHLRLKAFGPDDLTRMMESMAGPLPREATELVVRLSEGNPFMASAVMHGLVEDGALAPGPGGWTVRPAAMAHVRSSRQAAAFLVRRLKLLPEESLRLLSVGALLGKRFDLERVAALSGTPRDQVVAALVEPQHRHMLWAGQAGHYTFVHDKLREALLGLLEPETRRELHRLAARTFEARDEADAFELAYHYDAAGEHAQALPHAMVAAERARMQFALESAELNYRIAERGAAEADASTRFRIAAGLGDVLMLRGRYDAAQQQLERAQQLAFNRLEQARISSKLGELEFKRGNMAESNAANEQGLELLQRWVPRHNLTYGLRAVWELVVQAGHTLMPQRLARRGMEHAEEDLLAVHFYNRLTYGYWYKRGPIPTFWAHLREVNVAERYPPTPELAQAYSTHSPVMTQVPWFSRAIAYLEKSLAMRRSWGDTWGQGQTLHFYSLALYASGRYEESIDKAREGMRLLTRTGDKWEMHNAHYHEAMSLYRLGRLREAEASSQRLHASAVAIGDRYAARLALEVWGKASVGRIAPELLRDALTDPGIDTQTHAGLLQAEALRQLREDDREGAVATLERAHRLVEKARLRNEYVTPVGPWYITALRLLAERVSPLAPQRRAALLKQARHVARKARSSAEAFQNNLVHLLRERGLLEAMDGHPRRARRLLEQALRLAESLKMEHEHAQTLLARGEVGQAWGWPDAPEDLETARRRLQELEQGLGTDATAPTRAPERLETLSLVDRFPRVLDAGRRIASALTGEAVFESVRESMMELLRPEHCVVFEPRTLLPEEELTAEGVSRTAVRRVLESGKPVLMGQGMPGGVSESLELLGVRSLLCAPIQVRGRTVACVCATHRQVGELFGEDEERLASFVCILAGTALENAEGFERMAALSEEQGRLYREEQEAVRRRDDFLSIAAHELKTPLTSLQLHLQGLLNQTRPGAKELPPERLATRLESANLQTQRMGKLVNELLDISRIAQGQLLAELEPVDLVQVVRGVAERSRESLTRAECELTLELAPALVGRWDATRLEQVVLNLLTNAMKYGAGRPITVTVDGDATHARLEVRDQGIGIAQEDTERIFERFERAVSVRHYGGFGIGLWIVREIVQALGGNIEVRSAPGQGAAFTVLLPLQGPRDPGAQRRSSSR from the coding sequence ATGGCGGAGGGCTACGAACAGGTGGGACCCTCACTCGAAGGCGCGCGCCCCGGACGGCGGTTGGGTGGCCGGTTCGAGTTGCTGCAGCGCATGAAGCAGGGCCGGGGCATCACCACGTGGCTGGGCATGGACCTGGACACGGGGGCGCAGCTCATCGTCAAGACCACGCCCCTGGCCACGCTCGTGTCCACGTCCCGGCGTCGGCTGGAGCACGAGGCCCGGGTGCTGCGCTCGCTCACCCACCCCCACCTGGTGCCCGTGCTGGCGTTCGGGACGAGTGACGACCTGCTCTTCCTGGCCACGCCCTTCATCCAGGGGCGCTCGCTGCAAGAGCGGCTCGCCAGCGGCACCCTGTCGGTGCCCGAGGCGCTCGCCATGGGCCAGTGCGTGCTGGCCGCGCTCGCCGAGGCGCATGCCCACGGGGTACTGCACCGCGACGTGAAGCCCTCCAACATCGTCGTGCAGGGCTACCCCACCGTCACGCACGCGACGCTGGTGGACTTCGGCCTGGCGCGCAGCGAGCGGTTGGATCCCTCCCTGCGCGACCTGCCCGTGGGCACCGCGCGCTACCTGTCGCCCGAGCAGGCCGGGCTGCTCAACCGCCCCGTGGAGGCGACCTCGGACCTGTACGCCCTGGGCGCCGTGCTCTTCGAGGCGCTCGCCGGCCACCCCGCCTTCGACGGCGCGTCCGTGGGCGAGGTGCTGCGCCAGCACCTCACCCCGCGCCCGCGCCTGCGCACCACCGGCGTGGAGGTGCCCCGCGCGCTGGAGGAGGTCGTCGCCCGGCTGCTCCAGACGGACCCCCCGGATCGCTACCAGTCGGCCGACTCGGCGCGCGAGGACCTGCGGGCCATCGAGCTGGCGCTGGCCCGGGGTGAGCAGGATCCGGAGCTGGTGGCGGGCGCGCACGACACCCGCCACAGCCTCACCGAGCCGTCCTTCGTGGGGCGGCAGGAGGAGCTGGCCCTGCTCGAGCGCGAGCTGGAGCGCGCCCGGGCCGAGCCGGGCCGGCTGCTCGTGGTGGAGGCCGAGAGCGGCGGCGGCAAGAGCCGGCTGTTGGAGGAGTTCGCCTCGCGCGCCCGCCAGCACCGGGCGTGGCTGCTGCAGGGCCAGGCCGTGGCCCACTCCGCGCAGCGCCCCTTCCAGCTCTTCGGGGACGTGGCCGCGGGCATCGCCGCGGCGGCGCGGGAGCGGCCCGAGGTGGCCGAGCGCCTGCGTGAACGGCTGCGCGAGCAGGCGGTGGCGGTGTGCACCGTGCTGCCACAGCTCGGGCCCGTGCTGCGGCCGGAGCAGCAGAACCTGGGGCCGGACTCCCTGGGCGAGAGCCGCGGCATCGCCGCCCTGACGGCCCTGCTCGGCGCGCTGGGCACGGACAGCGAGCCCGCGCTGGTGCTGCTCGACGACTGCCAGTGGATGGATGAGCCCACGCTCAAGGCGCTGGAGGGCTGGCGGCAGTCGCGCCGCGCCGGCCTGGGCCACATCCTGATCGTGCTGTCCTTCCGCGGGGACGAGGTGGGCGAGGGCCACCTCCTGCGCAAGCTCCACCCCGACGCGCACCTGCGCCTCAAGGCCTTCGGGCCGGACGACCTCACGCGCATGATGGAGTCCATGGCGGGCCCCCTGCCGCGCGAGGCCACCGAGCTCGTGGTGCGCCTGTCCGAGGGCAACCCCTTCATGGCCTCGGCGGTGATGCACGGGCTGGTGGAGGACGGCGCGCTGGCGCCGGGGCCCGGGGGCTGGACGGTGCGGCCCGCGGCCATGGCGCACGTGCGCTCCTCGCGCCAGGCCGCCGCCTTCCTCGTGCGTCGGCTCAAGCTGTTGCCCGAGGAGTCGCTGCGCCTGCTGTCCGTGGGCGCCCTCTTGGGCAAGCGCTTCGATCTGGAGCGCGTCGCGGCGCTCTCGGGCACCCCGCGCGATCAGGTGGTGGCGGCGCTGGTGGAGCCCCAGCACCGGCACATGCTGTGGGCCGGCCAGGCGGGCCACTACACCTTCGTGCACGACAAGCTGCGCGAGGCGCTGCTCGGCCTCCTGGAGCCGGAGACCCGCCGGGAGCTGCACCGCCTGGCGGCGCGCACCTTCGAGGCCCGGGACGAGGCGGACGCCTTCGAGCTGGCCTACCACTACGACGCCGCGGGCGAGCACGCCCAGGCCCTGCCCCACGCGATGGTGGCCGCCGAGCGCGCCCGCATGCAGTTCGCCCTGGAGTCCGCCGAGCTCAACTACCGCATCGCCGAGCGGGGCGCGGCCGAGGCCGACGCCAGCACGCGCTTTCGCATCGCCGCGGGGCTCGGGGACGTGCTCATGCTGCGCGGCCGCTACGACGCCGCCCAGCAGCAGCTCGAGCGCGCCCAACAGCTCGCCTTCAACCGCCTGGAGCAGGCGCGCATCTCCTCCAAGCTCGGCGAGCTCGAGTTCAAGCGCGGCAACATGGCCGAGAGCAACGCCGCCAACGAGCAGGGCCTGGAGCTGCTGCAGCGCTGGGTGCCCCGCCACAACCTCACCTACGGCCTGCGCGCCGTGTGGGAGCTCGTCGTCCAGGCGGGCCACACGCTCATGCCCCAGCGCCTCGCGCGCCGCGGCATGGAGCACGCCGAGGAGGACCTGCTCGCGGTCCACTTCTACAACCGGCTCACCTACGGCTATTGGTACAAGCGCGGCCCCATCCCCACGTTCTGGGCCCACCTGCGAGAGGTCAACGTGGCCGAGCGCTACCCGCCCACTCCCGAGCTGGCCCAGGCCTACTCCACACACTCGCCGGTGATGACGCAGGTGCCGTGGTTCTCGCGCGCCATCGCCTACCTGGAGAAGTCCCTCGCCATGCGCCGCAGTTGGGGCGACACCTGGGGCCAGGGCCAGACGCTGCACTTCTACTCGCTCGCGCTCTACGCCTCCGGCCGCTACGAGGAGAGCATCGACAAGGCGCGCGAGGGCATGCGCCTGCTCACCCGCACCGGTGACAAGTGGGAGATGCACAACGCCCACTACCACGAGGCCATGAGCCTCTACCGCCTGGGGCGGCTGCGCGAGGCGGAGGCCTCCAGCCAGCGGCTGCACGCCTCCGCCGTGGCCATCGGGGACCGGTACGCCGCGCGGCTCGCGCTGGAGGTGTGGGGCAAGGCGTCCGTGGGCCGCATCGCCCCGGAGCTCCTGCGCGACGCCCTCACCGACCCGGGCATCGACACCCAGACGCACGCGGGCCTGCTCCAGGCCGAGGCCCTGCGCCAGCTGCGCGAGGACGACCGCGAGGGCGCCGTGGCCACGCTGGAGCGGGCGCACCGCCTGGTGGAGAAGGCCCGCCTGCGCAACGAGTACGTCACGCCCGTGGGGCCCTGGTACATCACCGCCCTGCGCCTGCTCGCCGAGCGCGTCTCCCCGCTCGCGCCCCAGCGGCGCGCCGCCCTGCTCAAGCAGGCCCGCCACGTGGCCCGCAAGGCCCGCTCCTCCGCGGAGGCCTTCCAGAACAACCTCGTGCACCTGCTGCGCGAGCGGGGCCTCCTGGAGGCCATGGACGGCCACCCCCGCCGCGCCCGCCGGCTGCTCGAGCAGGCCCTGCGCCTGGCGGAGTCCTTGAAGATGGAGCACGAGCACGCCCAGACGCTGCTCGCGCGCGGCGAGGTGGGGCAGGCGTGGGGCTGGCCCGACGCCCCCGAGGATCTGGAGACGGCGCGGCGGCGGTTGCAGGAGCTGGAGCAGGGCCTGGGCACGGACGCCACCGCCCCCACACGGGCCCCCGAGCGCCTGGAGACGCTGTCGCTCGTGGATCGCTTCCCGCGCGTGCTGGACGCCGGGCGGCGCATCGCCTCCGCGCTCACGGGCGAGGCGGTGTTCGAGTCCGTGCGCGAGTCCATGATGGAGCTGCTGCGGCCCGAGCACTGCGTGGTGTTCGAGCCGCGCACGCTCCTGCCCGAGGAGGAGCTGACGGCCGAGGGCGTGAGCCGCACCGCCGTGCGCCGGGTGCTGGAGTCGGGCAAGCCCGTGCTCATGGGCCAGGGCATGCCCGGGGGCGTGAGCGAGAGCCTGGAGCTGCTCGGGGTGCGCTCGCTCTTGTGCGCCCCCATCCAGGTGCGCGGCCGGACGGTGGCGTGCGTGTGCGCCACCCACCGGCAGGTGGGCGAGCTGTTCGGCGAGGACGAGGAGCGCCTGGCCTCCTTCGTCTGCATCCTCGCCGGCACCGCGCTGGAGAACGCCGAGGGCTTCGAGCGCATGGCCGCCCTCTCCGAGGAGCAGGGTCGGCTCTATCGCGAGGAGCAGGAGGCGGTGCGGCGCCGCGACGACTTCCTGTCCATCGCCGCGCACGAGCTCAAGACGCCGCTCACCTCGCTGCAACTGCACCTGCAGGGCCTGCTCAACCAGACGCGGCCGGGCGCCAAGGAGCTACCGCCCGAGCGGCTCGCCACCCGGCTTGAGTCCGCCAACCTGCAGACGCAGCGCATGGGCAAGCTCGTCAACGAGCTGCTGGACATCTCCCGCATCGCCCAGGGCCAGCTGCTCGCGGAGCTGGAGCCCGTGGACCTGGTGCAGGTGGTGCGCGGCGTGGCCGAGCGCTCCCGCGAGAGCCTCACGCGCGCCGAGTGCGAGCTCACCCTGGAGCTGGCGCCCGCGCTGGTGGGCCGCTGGGATGCCACGCGCCTGGAGCAGGTGGTGCTCAACCTGCTCACCAACGCCATGAAGTACGGCGCGGGCCGGCCCATCACCGTCACCGTGGACGGGGACGCCACGCACGCGCGGCTCGAGGTGCGCGACCAGGGCATCGGCATCGCCCAGGAGGACACCGAGCGCATCTTCGAGCGCTTCGAGCGCGCCGTGTCCGTGCGCCACTACGGCGGCTTCGGCATCGGGTTGTGGATCGTCCGGGAGATCGTCCAGGCGCTGGGCGGCAACATCGAGGTGCGCAGCGCGCCGGGGCAGGGCGCGGCCTTCACCGTGCTCCTGCCCCTGCAGGGCCCGAGGGACCCGGGCGCTCAGCGCCGCTCCAGCTCCAGATAG
- a CDS encoding 3-hydroxybutyrate dehydrogenase produces the protein MGTMNGKCALVTGAASGIGQAVAEGLGAQGVRVLVSDLDEKGARAVAERIPGAIAQRADVSSREDCRALVARAEQEWGRLDILVNNAGLQHVSPVEDFPEDKWEQLIRIMLVGPFLLTKYALPHMYARKWGRILNISSLHGVVASPYKSAYVSAKHGLMGLTKTVALEAADKGVTVNALCPSYVRTPLVEKQIADQARVHNMTEADVVERIMLAPAAIKRLLEPSEVAAYATFLCSDAAGGITGAAQMMDCGWTAR, from the coding sequence ATGGGAACGATGAACGGGAAGTGCGCGCTGGTGACGGGCGCGGCGAGTGGAATCGGTCAGGCGGTGGCCGAGGGATTGGGTGCCCAGGGCGTGCGGGTGCTGGTGTCGGACCTGGACGAGAAGGGCGCGCGGGCGGTGGCCGAGCGCATCCCCGGGGCCATCGCGCAGCGCGCGGACGTGTCCTCGCGTGAGGACTGCCGCGCCCTGGTGGCGCGGGCCGAGCAGGAGTGGGGCCGGCTGGACATCCTGGTGAACAACGCGGGCCTGCAGCACGTGTCCCCGGTGGAGGACTTCCCCGAGGACAAGTGGGAGCAGCTCATCCGCATCATGCTCGTGGGGCCCTTCCTGCTCACCAAGTACGCCCTGCCGCACATGTACGCGCGCAAGTGGGGCCGCATCCTCAACATCTCCTCGCTGCACGGCGTGGTGGCCTCGCCGTACAAGTCCGCCTACGTCTCCGCCAAGCACGGCCTCATGGGCCTGACCAAGACGGTGGCGCTGGAGGCCGCGGACAAGGGCGTCACGGTCAACGCCTTGTGCCCCAGCTACGTGCGCACCCCGCTCGTGGAGAAGCAGATCGCCGACCAGGCGCGCGTGCACAACATGACGGAGGCGGACGTCGTCGAGCGCATCATGCTCGCGCCCGCGGCCATCAAGCGCCTGCTGGAGCCCTCGGAGGTGGCCGCCTACGCCACCTTCCTGTGCTCGGACGCGGCGGGCGGCATCACCGGCGCCGCCCAGATGATGGACTGCGGCTGGACGGCGCGCTGA